The Candidatus Cloacimonadota bacterium genomic interval ATCGCATAAAATAGAATATGGAAAGTTCATCTTGAGGAAAGGGAAGTGCTTGGAACTTCTCCCTGACTGGTTTGCCTTTTTTATACTTCACATCATAGGCGGTAGTATCTGAAGGAAAAAAATATTGAACTCGATATTGCTGCCACCCACCTTCGGAAATTCGCTTCACATATCGCAGGGAAAATAAATCATCCTGATCCCAATAAGATCTCATTACATCTCGCACCTTATAAATCACATCGAAAACTGAATTTGTGTTTGCTTCTGAAGTAATAGTATAAACCGATTTTCCTCCCAATGATTCTCCGTTCTGAATTGACATTGTATATTTTCCGCCATTCAATATGCCGAAATCAACGCTAAAAACAAGTTTTTCTCCCATCTGAAATGGAAGCGAATTTTCTTTTATCGCACTACCGGTGAGTGTATTGTGAAATATTAGCGCTAACAGAATTATAGAAATATAAATTATTTTTTTCAATTTTTTTCCTTTATAAATAATTTTGAGAATTTATTAGAGAACTCTCAATCCGGGATGAGCGAGTTACTCAAATTTTCTGCTCAAACCAATTCGTAATATGATCAACAAGAGAAATG includes:
- a CDS encoding DUF3108 domain-containing protein is translated as MKKIIYISIILLALIFHNTLTGSAIKENSLPFQMGEKLVFSVDFGILNGGKYTMSIQNGESLGGKSVYTITSEANTNSVFDVIYKVRDVMRSYWDQDDLFSLRYVKRISEGGWQQYRVQYFFPSDTTAYDVKYKKGKPVREKFQALPFPQDELSIFYFMRCQKLEIGDSLHANIIASGEAYRTRIDIIGREKMKTIFGKIDCIKVKPFLKYIIKDNVEFFVWFTDDEYKIPVKLMVKVKYGKFTFNLKDAENVGLKIVD